A portion of the Perognathus longimembris pacificus isolate PPM17 chromosome 20, ASM2315922v1, whole genome shotgun sequence genome contains these proteins:
- the LOC125368209 gene encoding ral guanine nucleotide dissociation stimulator-like: MLEKMVNLLVPLHQKEDPFFVPAFLLTYRRFTTTGQVLDLLFNRYAHFQPNSEEDEQVKNTLCSMLAMWLDRYPDDFCQSKDLDNLNKLMAYVQLHMPSSDLVMRGYLLLTQLEEQDSKKADQDGEHSLDPGLHTAPAPEVKAEDGSGMAADVAPEPAASPAAQEDLVPPQDSVPHIVVVQYVPSVTICEDLISSDCVLVHNQLYIKHNLTALCKYIIESVKENNYKFC; the protein is encoded by the exons ATGCTGGAGAAGATGGTCAACCTCCTGGTACCTCTCCACCAGAAGGAGGATCCCTTCTTTGTGCCAGCCTTCCTGTTGACTTACAGAAGGTTTACCACAACTGGGCAAGTGTTGGACCTTCTTTTTAATAG GTATGCACATTTCCAACCTAACAGTGAGGAGGATGAGCAAGTAAAGAA CACCCTGTGTTCCATGCTCGCCATGTGGCTGGACAGATATCCTGACGATTTCTGCCAGTCCAAGGACCTGGACAACCTGAACAAGTTGATGGCCTACGTGCAGCTCCACATGCCCTCCTCAGACCTCGTAATGCGTGGATACCTCCTCCTCACCCAGCTGGAGGAGCAGGACAGCAAGAAGGCTGACCAAGACGGAGAGCATTCCTTAG ATCCTGGGCTGCACACAGCACCTGCTCCTGAGGTCAAGGCCGAGGACGGGTCCGGGATGGCAGCAGATGTGGCACCGGAACCCGCTGCTTCACCTGCCGCACAAGAAGACCTGGTGCCTCCACAGGACTCTGTGCCCCACATCGTGGTAGTGCAGTATGTGCCCTCTGT GACGATATGTGAAGACCTTATCAGTAGTGATTGTGTACTTGTTCACAATCAACTCTACATTAAACACAACCTGACTGCATTGTGCAAATACATCATTGAAAGTGTCAAGGAAAATAACTATAAATTCTGTTGA